In Dasypus novemcinctus isolate mDasNov1 chromosome 10, mDasNov1.1.hap2, whole genome shotgun sequence, one DNA window encodes the following:
- the LOC101430183 gene encoding olfactory receptor 5P76-like yields the protein MESLADGNHTTVTGFILLGLTDDPKLQVILFLVILCIYLVTISGNLSTIILIRISSQLHHPMYLFLSHLAFADIGYSSSVTPNVLLNFLVDENTISYFGCAIQLGTAVFFGTAECFLLAAMAYDRFVAICNPLLYSTKMSTQVCVQLLSVAYIGGFLDASFFTLSFFSLFFCGPNRVNHFFCDFAPLIKLSCSDISISAIVPSFSAGFVTVGTAILIVISYVYILDTILKMYSSEGRHKAFSTCTSHLTAVTLFYGTITFIHVMPKSSYSTDQNKVVSVFYMVVIPMLNPLIYSLRNNEIKGALKRELGRKIFF from the coding sequence ATGGAATCCCTGGCAGATGGGAACCACACTACAGTGACAGGATTCATTCTACTGGGTTTAACAGATGATCCAAAACTTCAGGTTATCCTCTTCCTGGTCATCCTATGTATCTACCTGGTGACTATATCTGGAAATCTCAGCACAATCATTCTTATCAGAATCTCTTCTCAGCTCCATCATCCTATGTATTTATTCCTGAGTCACTTGGCTTTTGCTGACATAGGCTATTCATCTTCTGTCACTCCCAATGTGCTTCTTAACTTCCTGGTGGATGAAAATACCATCTCCTATTTTGGATGTGCCATCCAGCTTGGAACAGCCGTCTTCTTTGGGACAGCTGAGTGCTTCCTTCTGGCTgctatggcctatgaccgctttgtggcAATCTGCAACCCACTGCTTTATTCAACAAAAATGTCCACACAGGTCTGTGTCCAGTTACTCTCTGTGGCTTACATAGGCGGTTTTCTTGATGCTtctttctttactctttccttcttttctttatttttctgtggacCAAATCGGGTCAATCACTTTTTCTGTGATTTTGCCCCTTTAATTAAACTTTCCTGTTCTGATATTAGTATCTCTGCTATTGTTCCGTCATTTTCTGCTGGGTTTGTTACTGTGGGCACAGCTATTCTAATCGTCATCTCCTATGTCTACATCCTCGATACCATCTTGAAGATGTACTCCTCTGAGGGACGCCACAAGGCCTTCTCCACCTGCACCTCCCACCTCACTGCGGTCACTCTGTTCTATGGGACCATTACATTCATTCATGTGATGCCCAAGTCCAGCTACTCAACTGACCAGAACAAGGTGGTGTCTGTGTTCTACATGGTGGTGATCCCCATGCTGAACCCTCTCATCTACAGTCTCAGGAATAATGAGATTAAGGGAGCTCTGAAGAGAGAACttggaaggaaaatatttttttaa